A single region of the Flammeovirga agarivorans genome encodes:
- a CDS encoding RagB/SusD family nutrient uptake outer membrane protein, whose protein sequence is MKVKNIFNKVLVGSVLVASAFTTSCVNDLDTTPIDDRIEVSDNVYKDADNYIKVLGKVYGNLALSGQKGPAGDGDIQGIDEGHGQYLRGLFYATEYPTDEANNCWQNEYDLSFGYTTLSYAASNTYVSALYSRIFLGISYANEFLRETTDEKLSARGLSADAAFVSQVKQYRAEARFLRALSYWHAIDLFGNIPFVTEADPVGSFNPPQKKKAEVFQFIVDELLEVTDGSGDEKLLEQAPYGTAGKYAGYMLLSKLYLNKNVYTFDYDNSSTIPDRYPSGTAADYTEAAKYAKLVIDNGGYSLNADYTANFRADNHLSDEIIFSIPCDGRSTQSWGAMTFILSGSLWTDWSGLETNYGTSGAWGGHRTTEEFAAKFATTDSRALFNRELMRPENDDIFDFKSGVGIVKYKNLTTDGTIGSDKSFPDIDFPMFRLSDAMLMYAEAVKRGGTGDLTVATGYINDIRQRSGQGDIGTNWAIEDVIDERARELYWECHRRTDLIRFGLLTSSEYVWPYKGNSEAGTSVRSYKNLFPIPADEIGANPTLEQNPGY, encoded by the coding sequence ATGAAAGTTAAAAATATATTTAATAAAGTATTAGTCGGCTCTGTATTGGTAGCTTCTGCATTTACTACTTCTTGTGTAAATGACCTAGATACTACACCAATCGATGATCGTATCGAAGTAAGTGATAACGTTTATAAAGATGCTGACAACTATATCAAAGTATTAGGTAAAGTTTATGGCAACTTAGCTTTATCTGGTCAAAAAGGTCCTGCTGGTGATGGTGATATTCAAGGTATTGACGAAGGACACGGTCAATACTTAAGAGGTTTATTCTATGCTACTGAATATCCTACTGATGAAGCAAACAACTGTTGGCAAAATGAGTATGACTTATCATTTGGTTATACTACATTAAGCTATGCTGCTTCAAATACGTATGTATCAGCATTGTACAGTAGAATTTTCTTAGGAATTTCTTATGCTAATGAATTCTTAAGAGAAACTACAGATGAAAAGTTATCAGCAAGAGGTTTATCTGCTGATGCTGCATTTGTTAGCCAAGTAAAACAATATAGAGCTGAAGCAAGATTCTTAAGAGCTTTATCTTACTGGCATGCGATTGATTTATTTGGTAACATTCCATTTGTTACTGAAGCAGACCCTGTAGGTAGCTTTAACCCTCCACAAAAGAAGAAAGCTGAAGTATTCCAATTCATCGTTGATGAATTATTGGAAGTGACTGATGGTTCTGGTGATGAGAAGTTATTAGAACAAGCTCCTTATGGTACAGCTGGTAAGTACGCTGGATATATGTTATTGTCAAAGTTATACTTAAACAAAAATGTATATACTTTTGACTATGATAACTCTTCAACTATTCCTGATAGATACCCATCAGGTACTGCTGCAGATTATACTGAAGCTGCAAAGTATGCAAAATTAGTTATTGATAATGGAGGGTACTCTTTAAACGCAGATTACACTGCTAACTTTAGAGCAGATAACCATTTATCTGACGAGATTATTTTCTCAATTCCATGTGATGGTAGAAGTACTCAATCTTGGGGTGCAATGACGTTTATCTTATCAGGTTCTCTTTGGACTGACTGGTCTGGTTTAGAGACTAACTATGGTACATCAGGTGCATGGGGTGGTCATAGAACTACTGAAGAATTTGCAGCTAAATTCGCTACTACAGATTCAAGAGCTCTTTTCAATAGAGAGTTAATGCGTCCTGAGAATGACGATATCTTTGATTTCAAGAGTGGTGTAGGTATTGTTAAATACAAGAACCTTACTACTGATGGTACTATTGGTTCAGATAAATCTTTCCCAGATATTGACTTTCCAATGTTTAGATTATCTGATGCAATGTTAATGTATGCTGAAGCAGTGAAAAGAGGAGGTACTGGTGACCTTACAGTTGCAACAGGTTATATTAACGACATCCGTCAAAGATCAGGACAAGGAGATATTGGTACTAACTGGGCTATCGAAGATGTAATCGACGAAAGAGCTAGAGAATTATATTGGGAGTGCCATAGACGTACAGACTTAATCAGATTTGGTCTTTTAACTTCATCTGAATATGTATGGCCTTATAAAGGAAATAGCGAGGCAGGTACAAGTGTACGTTCTTACAAAAACTTATTCCCAATTCCTGCTGACGAGATTGGAGCAAACCCAACTTTAGAGCAAAACCCTGGTTATTAA
- a CDS encoding SusC/RagA family TonB-linked outer membrane protein: protein MKMSINSTWRLATTMLLLLFSLVTFAQERSVSGTVVDENGDPLPGVAVLVKGTTKGGTTDFDGKFKITIGEGEDYLVVSYIGYKSQEINVGNAATIDVFMEVDAEQLEEVVVIGYGSVKKEDATGSIETVNANDFNQGAITSPQDLLNGKVAGVNITSSGGAPGAGSTIRIRGGSSLAASNDPLIVIDGVPIDNDGVAGMQNPLNSVNPNDIETFTVLKDASATAIYGSRASNGVIIITTKKGASGKMKIDYTGNVSVAIPRGKIDVLNAGEYANLVGEILPSRTDDLGEANTDWQSEILKPAVSTDHNISVAGTTAKDVLPYRVSVGYTDQNGILETSKMERFTGNISLTPKFFDDQLSVNLNLKGMYIKNKFADTGAVGSAVGFDPTRPVRDGSPWDYGYFTWLDASDNPIVLAPSNPVAMLDLTNNTSDVKRSIGNLQLDYKLPFLPELKANLNVGYDYSWSDGSNIQADSAKWTYPDIGYRSQFDQTKKNELLDFTLQYVKDLSSINSKLDVMLGYSWQHFYREGSDYATNGDGTIEKTPLTPYKTESYLVSFFGRLNYSYADRYLLTVTVRNDGTSRFSPDTRWGLFPAVALGWNMKKEGFLETSDVVSSMKLRLGYGQTGQQNIGQGDYPYLPIYTQSTATANVQIGTNPDGSPIFSQTYRPNGYDANIKWETTTTYNAGIDFGFSDDRFTGSIDGYYRKTTDLLNVTPVPAGSNLNNQVLANIGDLENKGVEFNFNAKVISNSKLNWNLGFNVTYNQNKITKLQASDDPNYDGVYTGGIAGGTGLNIQVHSVGYPSNSFFVLEQVYNSEGKPLEGVYVDRNGDGQITEGDRYRYKDSNADIFMGFNTNLSYGQWDFSLNGRIRLDNYVYNNVNSVNGVLDRVFQNGTWNNVTRDALYTGFQTGTTLQKYSNYYVQNASFLRLDNLMVGYNFKNVAEGNINLRVYGTVNNIAVATKYDGLDPEVDGGIDNNVYPRPTTFLLGVNLGF, encoded by the coding sequence ATGAAAATGAGCATTAACTCTACATGGCGTTTAGCTACAACTATGCTGCTTCTATTGTTTTCTCTTGTAACTTTTGCACAAGAGAGATCTGTTAGCGGTACAGTAGTAGATGAGAACGGCGATCCTCTTCCAGGTGTGGCTGTTCTAGTAAAAGGTACGACTAAAGGTGGTACAACAGACTTCGATGGTAAATTCAAAATTACAATTGGAGAAGGTGAAGATTATTTGGTGGTTTCTTACATTGGCTATAAGTCTCAAGAAATCAACGTTGGAAATGCAGCTACAATCGATGTTTTCATGGAAGTAGATGCTGAACAACTAGAAGAAGTAGTTGTAATTGGTTATGGTAGTGTAAAGAAAGAAGATGCTACTGGATCGATTGAAACTGTAAATGCAAATGACTTCAACCAAGGAGCAATTACTTCACCACAAGACTTACTTAATGGTAAAGTTGCTGGTGTAAACATCACTTCATCAGGTGGTGCTCCAGGTGCAGGATCAACTATCCGTATTCGTGGTGGTTCATCTTTAGCTGCATCAAATGATCCATTAATTGTAATTGACGGTGTGCCAATTGATAACGATGGTGTTGCAGGTATGCAAAACCCATTAAACTCAGTTAACCCTAATGACATTGAGACATTCACAGTATTAAAGGATGCCTCAGCTACAGCAATCTACGGTTCAAGAGCATCAAATGGTGTAATCATCATTACTACTAAGAAAGGTGCAAGTGGAAAAATGAAAATTGATTACACTGGTAACGTTTCAGTAGCTATTCCAAGAGGTAAAATTGATGTTTTAAATGCAGGTGAATACGCAAACTTAGTAGGTGAAATCTTACCTTCAAGAACTGACGATTTAGGAGAAGCAAATACTGATTGGCAAAGTGAAATCTTAAAGCCAGCTGTTTCTACCGATCACAATATTAGTGTTGCAGGTACTACTGCAAAAGATGTTCTTCCTTATAGAGTATCAGTAGGTTACACAGATCAAAATGGTATCCTTGAAACTTCTAAAATGGAGAGATTCACAGGTAACATCTCATTAACTCCAAAATTCTTTGATGATCAGCTTTCAGTAAACTTAAACTTGAAAGGTATGTACATCAAAAACAAATTTGCAGACACAGGTGCTGTAGGATCAGCTGTTGGTTTCGACCCTACAAGACCAGTTAGAGATGGTTCACCTTGGGATTACGGTTATTTTACTTGGTTAGATGCATCAGATAACCCAATTGTACTTGCTCCAAGTAACCCAGTTGCAATGTTAGATTTAACTAACAATACATCAGATGTAAAGAGATCTATTGGTAACTTACAATTAGATTACAAATTACCTTTCTTACCAGAATTAAAAGCGAACTTAAATGTTGGTTATGACTACTCTTGGTCAGATGGTAGTAACATCCAAGCTGATAGTGCTAAGTGGACTTACCCAGACATCGGATACAGATCTCAATTTGATCAAACTAAAAAGAACGAATTATTAGATTTTACTTTACAATATGTTAAAGACCTTTCGTCAATCAATTCAAAATTAGATGTGATGTTAGGTTACTCATGGCAACATTTCTACAGAGAGGGTAGTGATTATGCTACAAACGGTGATGGTACAATTGAGAAAACTCCATTAACTCCATACAAAACTGAAAGCTACTTAGTTTCTTTCTTTGGTCGTTTGAACTACTCTTATGCTGATAGATATTTATTAACTGTTACAGTTCGTAATGATGGTACTTCAAGATTCTCTCCTGATACTAGATGGGGTTTATTCCCAGCTGTAGCTTTAGGCTGGAACATGAAGAAAGAAGGTTTCTTAGAAACTTCAGATGTTGTTAGTTCAATGAAACTTAGATTAGGTTATGGTCAAACTGGTCAGCAAAACATTGGTCAAGGTGATTACCCATATTTACCAATCTACACTCAAAGTACAGCAACTGCTAACGTTCAAATTGGTACAAACCCTGACGGTTCTCCAATTTTCTCACAGACTTATAGACCAAATGGTTATGACGCAAACATCAAGTGGGAAACAACAACTACTTACAACGCAGGTATCGATTTTGGTTTCTCTGATGATAGATTCACAGGTAGCATTGACGGTTACTACCGTAAAACAACTGACTTACTTAACGTAACACCAGTACCTGCAGGTTCAAACTTGAACAACCAAGTACTTGCTAACATTGGTGACCTTGAAAACAAAGGTGTTGAATTCAACTTCAATGCAAAAGTAATCAGCAACTCAAAGTTAAACTGGAACTTAGGATTTAATGTTACATATAACCAAAACAAAATTACTAAGCTTCAAGCATCTGATGATCCAAATTATGATGGTGTTTATACAGGTGGTATCGCTGGTGGTACAGGTCTTAATATTCAAGTACATAGCGTAGGTTATCCTTCAAATTCATTCTTTGTCTTAGAGCAAGTTTACAACAGCGAAGGAAAGCCATTAGAAGGTGTTTATGTTGATAGAAACGGTGATGGTCAAATTACTGAAGGTGATAGATACCGTTACAAAGATTCAAATGCAGATATCTTCATGGGCTTCAATACTAACTTATCATACGGACAGTGGGACTTTAGCTTAAACGGTAGAATCAGATTAGATAACTACGTTTATAACAACGTTAACTCTGTAAATGGTGTGTTAGATAGAGTATTCCAAAATGGTACTTGGAACAACGTAACAAGAGATGCATTATATACTGGTTTCCAGACTGGTACAACTTTACAGAAGTACTCTAACTACTATGTACAAAATGCATCATTCTTAAGATTAGATAACCTAATGGTTGGATACAACTTCAAAAATGTTGCAGAAGGTAACATCAACCTTCGTGTGTATGGTACTGTAAACAACATTGCAGTAGCTACAAAATATGACGGCTTAGACCCAGAAGTTGATGGTGGTATTGACAACAACGTTTATCCACGTCCAACAACATTCTTATTAGGTGTAAACCTTGGTTTCTAA
- a CDS encoding LacI family DNA-binding transcriptional regulator, which produces MRKAQYTMQDIANQLGISKSTVSRALKNHPDISQETKDAVNKLAEEMDYQPNSLALSLRHKKSFVLGIIVPEIVHDFFANVISGVQSVAYEEGYNVMICISNESPEQEKVDVKAMYSSRVDGLLISLTKETKDLASLQSIINKGVPTVMFDRVAEELEVSKVITDDFQGAFMATEHLINQGCKKIVHLSGPNNLAISKLRLKGYMAALDKNNIAVDESLIVPCPKGDLDEGKEVTKGILNSGLDFDAIFANNDVSAIGAMNALKEEGKKIPEDVSVVGFGDWRLSQLLDPPLSSIEQSGFDIGLQAAKLLFEQIKAEEKDIEFSPRTEVVQNNLIKRASSLH; this is translated from the coding sequence ATGAGAAAAGCACAATACACGATGCAAGACATCGCTAACCAACTTGGCATTTCGAAATCTACTGTTTCTAGAGCTCTAAAAAATCACCCAGACATTAGTCAAGAAACTAAGGACGCTGTTAATAAACTTGCTGAAGAAATGGATTATCAACCTAACTCTTTGGCATTAAGTTTAAGACATAAAAAATCTTTTGTTTTAGGTATCATTGTTCCAGAGATTGTACATGACTTTTTCGCAAATGTAATTTCTGGTGTACAATCTGTTGCTTATGAGGAGGGGTACAATGTAATGATATGTATTTCCAATGAGAGCCCAGAGCAAGAGAAAGTTGATGTTAAAGCCATGTATTCTAGTAGAGTCGATGGTTTACTCATCTCGTTAACTAAAGAAACAAAAGATTTAGCTTCACTTCAAAGCATTATCAATAAAGGTGTTCCTACAGTAATGTTTGATCGAGTAGCTGAAGAGCTTGAAGTAAGTAAAGTGATTACTGATGATTTCCAAGGCGCATTTATGGCTACAGAACATCTCATTAATCAAGGATGTAAGAAAATTGTACATCTTAGTGGGCCAAATAACCTTGCTATTAGTAAATTAAGACTAAAGGGCTATATGGCTGCTTTAGACAAAAATAATATTGCTGTTGATGAATCTCTGATTGTTCCTTGTCCGAAAGGCGACCTCGATGAAGGAAAGGAAGTAACTAAAGGCATTCTCAATAGTGGTTTAGACTTTGACGCTATCTTCGCTAATAATGATGTAAGTGCAATTGGAGCAATGAATGCTCTTAAAGAAGAAGGTAAAAAAATACCAGAAGATGTTTCTGTTGTAGGATTTGGTGACTGGAGATTATCTCAATTATTAGACCCACCTTTATCATCAATTGAACAGTCTGGCTTTGATATTGGCCTTCAGGCAGCAAAATTATTATTTGAACAGATTAAAGCAGAAGAGAAAGACATAGAGTTCTCTCCAAGAACGGAAGTCGTTCAAAACAACCTTATAAAAAGAGCATCAAGTTTACATTAA
- a CDS encoding two-component regulator propeller domain-containing protein — translation MYKYIFIVLLFGYYATSAQQYNITSFNIHDGLSQNYCKVLEKLSNGAILIGTKDSGVNINIGTTFKSFDVSDGLSNNHINDLVVDPQDNIWVATNNGISCVRDREISSYLEDDIESYIIEDITYDNHLETIWGITVNKKVIRLSKYYKKDELKINDRVAYTAIEADEDGHVWIGSKRNGIYIYKGDSLVDKIALKSTINCIEHLSNKRVAVGTNNGVIIFNKRNLKKGAFKILNNIKVSALTEDSDKNLWVGTPYNGVYKTKGIKVLQSISTDNGLSRQIFDIQEDDDGGMWFATNNGLFRYNNDIYTLYSKNFTISTDILKTYQTRDKTTILGSERALHFIKNDKLIRKEILPLNVRHLDIMEDHNNHLYIGTEHGVYEFKNDKWEKLTSNYINKNFHYPSTFFERDKKVFVGALNHIFEIDGDSLIEVTNYEDKLENYQITKVVISPVDSTAWIGTAGKGLFHIDKEWNLIKAFQKRDKSIPSLEINDLVFDQEGNLWIATTDSGLCKISNGLDRAISFQDQKLSITNIRTIQIDKQGNVWAGSNRDINHLIKIDNDIVRVERYGTDEGFNALGYSEGSASRDSEGNLWFGTQDGGVKITPSHHVYSEKTPQIVFENVKVFSEDIPWTDYSEGIAAGSHLPIKAVLPTEYNHLTINFVGVSQNVPKKIKYQWKLVGFDDIFCPPTSSNVAIYPKLPPGDYQFIIRAINAGGIASPDNTEFTFTIDKPFYKKRGVIALILLLIIALSVYVFYSYMKTIRIQKENLQRKVDERTSDILKQREKLETAKNEIEKKSQELTEANERVSDSIKYAATIQNALISCDEQFVHLFPKSFNLSITKSEVTGDFVWMHENDQFIYLLLIDCTNHGVPAALISIVGNQLLEQLIIENPSIKGAELLMKLDTSLKDALKISENTLISDGMDIACCRFEKGTRNLNFSGARRPLIIIEDGELQSIKSNFCSIGIIFNDVTPSFDNFDFELNENAIIYLFSDGFANQFNAAGEKFKKSNFKKLLTEVSHLPLAEQCSKLYQVFHEWKEGVEQDDDMMVVAFKYETNYAESKRDHKIIREVERP, via the coding sequence ATGTATAAATATATTTTTATAGTATTACTTTTTGGATATTACGCTACATCTGCACAACAATACAATATTACTTCTTTCAATATACATGATGGATTAAGTCAGAACTATTGTAAAGTATTAGAAAAGCTAAGTAATGGTGCTATCCTTATTGGAACAAAAGATTCAGGAGTCAATATAAACATTGGTACAACCTTTAAGTCTTTTGATGTTAGTGATGGACTTTCCAATAATCATATTAATGACCTTGTGGTTGACCCTCAAGACAATATTTGGGTAGCCACCAACAATGGCATTAGTTGTGTGAGAGACAGAGAAATTTCTTCTTACTTAGAAGATGACATTGAATCATATATTATTGAAGACATTACTTATGATAACCATCTAGAAACTATTTGGGGTATAACTGTCAATAAGAAAGTTATCCGACTAAGTAAATACTATAAAAAAGATGAGTTAAAGATAAATGATAGGGTTGCATACACAGCGATAGAAGCTGATGAAGATGGACATGTTTGGATTGGTTCAAAAAGGAATGGCATCTATATCTATAAAGGAGACTCCTTAGTAGACAAAATCGCTCTAAAATCAACTATTAACTGTATAGAACATTTATCAAACAAAAGAGTTGCAGTTGGTACAAATAATGGCGTAATCATCTTTAATAAAAGAAATCTTAAAAAAGGTGCATTTAAAATCCTAAATAACATAAAGGTTAGTGCATTAACAGAAGATAGCGATAAAAACCTATGGGTCGGCACTCCTTATAATGGAGTTTATAAGACCAAAGGCATTAAAGTTTTACAAAGTATTTCAACAGACAATGGTTTAAGTCGTCAGATTTTTGATATTCAAGAAGATGATGATGGCGGGATGTGGTTTGCAACTAATAATGGACTTTTTAGATACAACAACGATATCTATACCCTTTACAGTAAAAACTTTACCATTAGTACTGATATCCTTAAAACTTATCAAACACGTGACAAAACCACTATTTTAGGTTCAGAAAGAGCATTGCATTTCATCAAAAATGATAAGCTTATTCGAAAAGAGATCTTACCCTTAAATGTCCGCCATTTAGACATTATGGAAGATCACAATAACCATTTATATATTGGTACTGAGCATGGTGTCTATGAATTTAAAAATGATAAATGGGAGAAGCTTACCTCAAACTATATCAATAAAAACTTCCACTACCCTTCTACATTTTTTGAAAGAGACAAAAAAGTATTTGTTGGTGCTCTTAATCATATATTTGAGATCGATGGAGATTCACTGATTGAAGTCACAAATTATGAAGATAAATTAGAGAACTATCAAATCACAAAGGTCGTTATTTCGCCAGTAGACTCGACAGCTTGGATTGGTACAGCAGGTAAAGGTCTTTTTCATATAGACAAAGAATGGAACCTAATTAAAGCATTCCAAAAAAGAGATAAATCTATACCAAGTTTAGAAATCAATGATTTGGTTTTTGATCAAGAAGGTAATCTTTGGATCGCTACTACTGATAGTGGTTTATGTAAAATCAGTAATGGTTTAGATAGAGCCATTAGTTTTCAAGATCAAAAGCTATCTATTACCAATATCCGTACTATTCAGATTGACAAACAAGGAAATGTTTGGGCTGGTAGTAACAGAGATATCAATCACCTAATTAAGATTGATAATGATATTGTTAGAGTGGAAAGGTATGGAACAGATGAAGGTTTTAATGCCTTGGGCTATTCAGAAGGAAGTGCCTCTAGAGATTCAGAAGGAAATTTATGGTTTGGCACTCAAGATGGCGGTGTAAAGATCACTCCTTCCCATCATGTTTATTCTGAGAAGACCCCACAGATTGTATTTGAAAATGTAAAGGTATTTTCAGAAGATATTCCATGGACTGATTATTCTGAAGGGATTGCAGCAGGTAGTCATTTACCTATCAAAGCAGTTTTACCAACTGAATACAATCACTTAACTATTAATTTTGTGGGCGTCTCTCAAAATGTCCCCAAAAAGATTAAATACCAATGGAAACTCGTTGGATTTGATGATATTTTCTGCCCTCCTACTTCTAGTAATGTTGCTATTTATCCTAAACTCCCTCCAGGGGATTACCAATTTATAATAAGAGCTATCAATGCCGGAGGTATCGCTTCTCCAGATAACACTGAGTTTACATTTACTATAGATAAGCCTTTTTACAAGAAAAGAGGTGTAATAGCGCTGATCTTACTTCTAATTATCGCCTTAAGTGTATATGTTTTCTATTCCTACATGAAAACAATCAGGATTCAAAAAGAAAACTTACAAAGAAAGGTTGACGAAAGGACTTCTGATATTCTTAAACAAAGAGAAAAACTTGAGACCGCAAAAAATGAGATAGAAAAGAAAAGTCAAGAACTTACCGAAGCTAATGAAAGAGTTTCTGACAGTATCAAATATGCTGCAACCATCCAAAATGCTTTAATTAGTTGTGATGAGCAGTTTGTGCATCTTTTCCCTAAATCATTTAATTTAAGCATCACAAAAAGTGAGGTAACAGGTGACTTTGTTTGGATGCATGAAAACGATCAATTCATTTATCTATTACTAATAGATTGTACCAATCATGGTGTCCCTGCGGCATTAATTTCTATCGTAGGAAATCAACTTTTAGAACAGTTAATTATTGAGAATCCATCTATCAAAGGTGCAGAGTTATTAATGAAATTAGACACTTCACTGAAAGATGCTCTGAAAATCTCTGAAAACACCTTGATTAGTGATGGAATGGATATCGCATGCTGTAGATTTGAAAAGGGAACGAGAAACTTGAACTTTTCGGGGGCAAGACGACCATTAATTATAATTGAAGATGGTGAATTACAAAGCATTAAAAGTAATTTTTGTAGTATAGGAATAATATTTAATGATGTTACGCCATCTTTTGATAACTTTGACTTTGAATTAAACGAAAACGCGATTATCTATCTTTTCTCTGATGGTTTTGCCAATCAGTTTAACGCTGCAGGAGAAAAGTTTAAGAAATCAAATTTCAAAAAATTGTTGACTGAAGTATCTCATCTTCCTTTGGCAGAACAATGCTCAAAGTTATATCAGGTATTTCATGAATGGAAAGAAGGTGTTGAACAAGATGACGACATGATGGTTGTCGCTTTCAAATACGAAACAAATTATGCTGAAAGTAAAAGGGATCACAAAATCATACGCGAAGTTGAGCGTCCTTAA
- a CDS encoding ABC transporter ATP-binding protein, translating to MLKVKGITKSYAKLSVLKGIDLEIHNNEIVSIMGASGAGKSTLLQIMGTLDTPNDGAVWIDNTEVTKLSGDDLAKFRNEKIGFVFQFHNLLPEFTALENVCMPALIAGKQLHEVEEKGKQLMRQLNVGDRFDHKPTEMSGGEQQRCAIARALINDPLIIFADEPSGNLDSNNAEGLHQLFIDLRNNFNQTFVIVTHNHELAKMADRQLWMRDGKIELMEQE from the coding sequence ATGCTGAAAGTAAAAGGGATCACAAAATCATACGCGAAGTTGAGCGTCCTTAAAGGGATTGATTTAGAGATTCATAATAACGAAATCGTATCTATTATGGGAGCATCAGGTGCCGGTAAAAGTACTCTTTTACAAATTATGGGCACTTTAGATACACCAAATGATGGAGCTGTATGGATTGATAACACTGAAGTGACCAAACTAAGCGGCGATGATTTAGCAAAGTTTCGTAATGAGAAAATAGGATTTGTTTTTCAATTTCACAACCTCTTACCTGAATTTACTGCATTAGAAAATGTATGTATGCCTGCTTTAATCGCAGGAAAGCAATTGCATGAAGTAGAAGAAAAAGGAAAACAGCTGATGAGGCAATTGAACGTTGGTGATCGTTTTGATCATAAACCAACGGAAATGTCAGGTGGTGAGCAACAAAGATGTGCTATCGCAAGGGCATTGATCAATGACCCTTTAATCATTTTTGCTGATGAACCAAGCGGAAACCTGGATTCAAATAATGCAGAAGGATTACATCAGTTATTTATAGATCTTAGAAATAATTTTAATCAGACTTTTGTGATTGTAACACACAATCATGAATTAGCTAAAATGGCCGATCGTCAACTTTGGATGAGAGATGGAAAGATAGAGTTGATGGAACAAGAATAA
- a CDS encoding DUF1523 family protein — protein MKKYLYIGIAVIGLLFLIWIFPKVNRRTITATVTKTERSIGNLDQNKDRLGKYLVYTMDDKGKAHVFENVDTWLWFKFNSSDVYAKIQSNKKYNFSVVGFRIPIFSMYPNIITIEEVSGLPNN, from the coding sequence ATGAAAAAATATCTTTACATTGGTATAGCCGTAATCGGTTTATTATTTCTAATCTGGATCTTTCCTAAGGTAAACAGAAGAACTATTACTGCAACTGTTACGAAAACGGAGAGAAGTATTGGTAACCTCGATCAAAATAAAGATCGATTAGGTAAGTACTTAGTTTATACAATGGATGACAAAGGTAAAGCTCATGTATTTGAAAATGTAGATACATGGCTTTGGTTCAAGTTTAATTCCTCAGATGTATATGCCAAAATCCAAAGTAATAAAAAATACAACTTCAGTGTTGTAGGATTCAGAATTCCTATTTTTTCTATGTATCCAAACATTATCACAATTGAAGAAGTGTCTGGATTACCAAACAACTAA
- a CDS encoding YceI family protein — MKNQFNVIAIAFLIALGMVACGEKKQAKEEHSHDHDHAHAGHTHSHDAVTFADGNYSVDLSKSYIRWVGSKIVGDEHYGKLSLKSGEVAVASGSMAKGSSFVIDMNSIVVEDIPADNKLNGKLKGHLEADDFFGVKKFPTAQFDIKEVKSVQKGKVEVTGDLTIKGITETITFPAQLMSHDGSIHAMADVTFDRTKYGIKYKSGSFFDGLGDKAINDEIQLEVHLFADKK, encoded by the coding sequence ATGAAAAATCAGTTCAACGTTATCGCTATTGCCTTCCTTATCGCATTAGGAATGGTGGCTTGTGGTGAGAAAAAACAAGCAAAAGAAGAACACAGCCATGATCATGACCACGCACATGCAGGTCACACTCACAGCCATGATGCAGTAACATTTGCAGATGGTAACTACTCTGTAGATTTATCAAAAAGTTATATCAGATGGGTAGGTTCTAAAATAGTTGGAGATGAGCACTATGGTAAACTAAGCCTAAAATCTGGTGAAGTAGCAGTTGCTTCAGGCAGTATGGCAAAAGGATCATCTTTTGTGATTGATATGAACTCTATCGTAGTAGAAGACATCCCTGCAGACAATAAATTAAATGGTAAATTAAAAGGCCATTTAGAAGCTGACGATTTCTTTGGTGTTAAGAAATTCCCTACGGCTCAGTTTGATATTAAAGAGGTAAAATCTGTTCAAAAAGGTAAAGTTGAAGTTACTGGAGATTTAACAATCAAAGGAATTACAGAAACAATTACTTTCCCTGCTCAATTAATGTCTCATGATGGCTCTATCCATGCTATGGCTGATGTTACTTTTGATAGAACAAAATATGGTATTAAATACAAGTCAGGTTCTTTCTTTGATGGTTTAGGTGATAAGGCAATCAATGATGAGATCCAATTAGAAGTTCACTTGTTTGCTGATAAAAAATAA